CCGGATATTGTCGTGCAGGGCAATGAATGACGGCCACAGGCTGCCGGCTACAAACAGATTGGCTACCACATCTTTTTCGGATATCCCCATTAGCCGCAAGGCTTCAGCCTGACGCTCCAAAAACCGGTTCCATTCGTCATAGGTCAGCATGGTATAGCGGGCCAACCCGGTAGAACCGCCGGTGGAAGTCATAATAGTACCTTCCAGTGGTAGTTTCAGGGTGAGCATACGGGTTGATTTAGGATAACTGTTGTTATACAACTCGTCTTTGGTCAGGATAGGAATTTTCTGCCAGCTGTCATAAGTTGAAGCCTCTGGGATTGCCTGAAATTTGTCATGGTAAAAAGCGGAGTGCTCTTTGGCATACCGAAAAACCGAAGTGGCTTTTTCCAGGGCTTCTTTATTTGATAAATGTTGAAACATGTTAGTTTTTTATGGTGTGGTGTTTTTGTGCCAGGTTTTTGTCGGTTACAGGTAAAATCTTTACCCGAATAAGGTCTTGACCAGCGGCCGCTTTCAGCCTGTCATATTTGGCATTAAATTCATTGGAAGAGCTTTTCAGAAACCGGATAAGCGCTTGACGGTATTTTTCAGACAGCTCTTTGCGGGGGGCGAGTACATAAATGGTAAATTCCACAAACTGTATGTCGTTTTCTTCTGTTACTTTTACTTCATAAAGTCCGCCATAGGAGAAGCTGGTATCCAACATGTTAAGGTAATCGCCGCTGGCATAAATATTCAGGTTGGTTCCGTAAAAAATTACGGAATCGGACGTCCGTCCAAAAACATACAGTATTTCGTCAGGAAGCGCATTGTAAAGTGCCGGATCAATTCCGGTATCCCGGAAGGTTTCTTTTTTAATCAGCCCGCCTGTATCGTGGGTATTGTATCGGACAAGCGGAATAAACTGGTCTTTTGTAACCACTAAATTTCCATTGATGGTTTCGATGTAAGCTTGATGGCTTTTTTCGAAAAACATGGGCGGATTTTTGTCGCCCATCAGTTTTTCGGACAGTTCCGGATGGCGATTGAGAAATTTTCGCAAGCGAATGGTCGATTCTCTTTCAATGCCGAGGTCGCCCGTATCGGCTGAACCGTAGCCTGTTTTTACCACATAGACATTGTCGGTACTGTGGCCAAAATTTTCCGCAATTTTTTCTCTGAAGTTTTCTGTAAAATATTCGCCTACCACAGGAAAAAAGATTTTTCCGTTTAGCAGTTCCTTATCTTCTTTTTTTAGCCGGGCATAAATAATGTTGATACTGGACGGGTTGGTAATCCAGATAATTTGGTCAAACATTTTACCGAAAGTTTTGGCAAGCCGGATGGATTCGTTCAGGTCGATACCGGGAGTGGCAGTAACGATGCCCTC
The sequence above is drawn from the Candidatus Sulfidibacterium hydrothermale genome and encodes:
- a CDS encoding phenylacetate--CoA ligase family protein → MDKFEFFNNVRETVPGYKDFISGHPIHSEADWNRIPLTNKQNYLLHYPVNKLIREGSFKKCFLIGASSGFSKSGTVWWLKQSEDEGAYIEKVKELFIRDYRVDKKSTLVLVSLALGTWIGGMQLACTLRSLAGKMEGIVTATPGIDLNESIRLAKTFGKMFDQIIWITNPSSINIIYARLKKEDKELLNGKIFFPVVGEYFTENFREKIAENFGHSTDNVYVVKTGYGSADTGDLGIERESTIRLRKFLNRHPELSEKLMGDKNPPMFFEKSHQAYIETINGNLVVTKDQFIPLVRYNTHDTGGLIKKETFRDTGIDPALYNALPDEILYVFGRTSDSVIFYGTNLNIYASGDYLNMLDTSFSYGGLYEVKVTEENDIQFVEFTIYVLAPRKELSEKYRQALIRFLKSSSNEFNAKYDRLKAAAGQDLIRVKILPVTDKNLAQKHHTIKN